DNA sequence from the Coffea arabica cultivar ET-39 chromosome 11c, Coffea Arabica ET-39 HiFi, whole genome shotgun sequence genome:
ATACTTCAATCCTgtcattttgaaattctataGGGCTGTACAATGTCTTTCTACCATCATAAACTGGAAGGGCACCAGACAGCTCAACAGAGTTTTCATTGACTAGTTTTTGCTTAATCATCCTGGCAACTTCCTTCGATGGATTAGGAGAGATTTCAACATCATAGTGGAAGATTCTTTGGGAAGGGTCGAATTGGACATGAAAATGGTTGGCAAGAAGAGAAATAACTGTCCCCTCCAGACCACCAGAATCTGGTCTTCTTGCAACCATTCCTGATTGTTGTGTAACAGCTGTAAGTCTCCTTCCTTCTCTCTTTCCAGGGGGCAGAACAGTTTGCCTTTGGGCCACCTTACCTGCATTTTTAGCATAGTGAAACAGAAGGAGGTAAAACTACATCAAAAAACTGTAAAACTGGTCCATCATATTAAAAAGTGCTCTTTAATTAGTTCTGAGAGCATCAATCACTGAAGCACAGTACTACATATTCATAATTCATTATGTGCAGCTAGGTTCTCACTTCTCAGTAATTATTGTAGCATCAGCGAGACATTTACTTTACAAATAGTCTTGTAGACTGGAATCAGTATATGAAATATTGCTATCACAAGGGATTCTCGTAAAACTGACCAAGACATCGCTTTGCTGGATAAAAATTCAATCTTGAAAGTTTTATCGTATGACAAGAGCAAAAACCAAAATCGGATTTTCTGCCATGCTACATGTCGTGAGCTTCTAAAACCAAAAGCAGACATGCAAACTCAAATCCTAGAGGATAACACCATCGGGttaaaaaacataaaaactaCAAAGAAGCTAACTTTTTACGAAATGTAATAGTTACCTGGTACAACAGAGATATCTTGGGCCCTGGAGTTAGAGGAGGCAGCAAGAGGAGGATTGTTCTGTTTCCTAGTAGGCTTCTGCAAATGGGATTTTGATCTGAAGTTCTGGTTTTGAGGGAAAGGTGGAGTGATGGATAGCTGCAAAGGTATGGTAGGAGGCAAAGGAAGGAGGGCCGGATATGTCTGGTTCTGATTCAGGTTACAAAATCCAAAGCCAATCCTGTTAGAGTGACGCAGTAGCTGGTTGGGATGGTGGTGGTGATTATGATGGTTGTGAGGATTAGTAGTCCTCTCTCTGAAGCTAGTTTTGGATGTGCATTTCTTGTTTGTATTGGACTCCTCTCTCTCTTCCATGACTTGAAGAATGAGAGAGAAACAAAGAGTAGGCAAAAAGGCTTCTTTGCATGAGAAAGATTCTTAAAGATATGGCTCTGCTTCTGTTTCTGAAACCAGTGAATAAGTTGTAGCAGCAGAACAGAAACTGTAGTTATTGCAGAGAGAGAAGAACTGGGATTGGGTTGGGGGTGCTGGGAGTGGAAAGCAGGGCTGATGCGGTTTTTCCCTGTGTCCAGTTCCAAAGGGGGTTTTGATGCAGGTGAATATTGtttaacaaaaaaagaagagtgGAACCTGGCCTAACCTTAGAAGACAGCAAAATATGCTGTTCTCCATATTTATAAGCAAATCTGTGAATACTAGTTTACGtttgagggggggggggggggtcagCAAATAGCTTTGTCTGTAATTTCATCATAGGAAGACTAGATTAGCCTTTTCTCCTTTTACCTTTTCCCTTTGAGTGAATCTACCTTCTATTCCAAATTCTAAgtcaaatgaggaagaaaagaaaaggtctCTTTTTGGTTTGATTAAATAAGTCAAGACCGTTTAGTTAGTAGAGACTGTGTAGTTGCTAGTGTAGTACTAATggcatcttcttctttttttttttccttcagtAGTTGGCCAGTATTAATTATAATCATTAATAATGTTAATATTGATTGGCCTTTGTTATCTCTTTTACCAAACTGCCTAATCTATCAATAGTTTTTCTAATCAGCATTAAATGGTCAGTGAATGATCATATTTTGTTTTTATCGTCATCATTGTCCTCATCTCATGTTCACCTGGATAGATTACATATCAAATCATGGTTTAGTCTAGTAGTGCATGTACACGGAAGCAAGCCTGGAAACTGACAATTTACAAGACAAACATGTCAATGGCGGAAACCTCAGAAATCTTCCTACCGTTTGTCTTCTTTTAAGTAATTGGTGTACAAAGTTTGTTACTGTCATCAACTGTTTGATAAGAGGGAATCGccaatcccttttttttttttttttttttgtcaaaagggTATTGACAATCAATGGTGCAATAGTTAAGATTGAGACTTAAAAGAGTGCAATGGTTAAGATTGAGACATAAAAGAGTGGGGTATATATACTCTGTACTGTAGGAGGTTATGGGTCTTGTCCCAACCAACCATTTTCGTATCAAATGAACCTCAAAAAGAGAGTGAATATGATGACAATACAAAACATAACACTCAGGCTGCTCAATCTTGTAGCTGCAAATTAAGAGAAAACTATGAGGTGCAAAGGGGTTCTATCTAAGGATTAAGACCGTcgcttttttgttttaaaaaaaaaaacctttgctTGATTCTTGCCTACCCAAGAAGGAGAGCTATTAATTGGATACGACTGGTATAGAGCTGTGGAAGTAGAGAAATAGAGGAGCCCCCCTAGGATATTTGACTTCTTTCACATGAGAAGGAACTGTTGCAGGGAGAATAAGAATCTTCCACATAGGTCTGTCTCCTCCCAAGGATAATGACCTGTAGAGGTTCCATTCCATGACTCCTGCAGCTCTCAAGTCATTTGAATATTGGAAAATCCAGTTCTCAAGGGCAACTTTCTTTtggcttaatttttttttttttctgttaatGTCATCTCTGAGACAGACCAAAATCTCGTGTTGATGCAAACAAATACTGTACTAACTAATAGAGTAGTAGTATTTAGTTTACAAAGACAAAGATgggtttcttttttaatttgatCGAAATCTTAAAAAGATGGTTCAAGAATGAAAAAGCAATCACAGAAAGTGCATTGGCCCttcctaaacttcaaacaaTAAAATGTAAATGTAAAATGGACATGTAATCTACACCTCTACTTTTAGCCTCACTTCTGCCTCAACTTTTCTAAACATGTTCAATGGTGGTGGAGAGAGGAGGCCAATTCATGCACTTGGGGAAAGTGGGTTTTTTCTATATCCATCCATCCATCTGATTCTCTTATGAAATTAGCATGGTCATGGTCGGAGGAGTGTGATGATGGGACAATATGATCAGCATTAAGCCTCGGCTTTTTGAAAATCCAAAATGGTATGGTACTCTACCAAGTATGTTATGTTAGTGTTGGACCACATCATGATCATAATTCATATATCCCTATTCCTATCCATATCCATATCCAATTTGGTCTTCTGCTTATGAATCCTAAGCAAAAAGGACACAACATTAATCCTGGTCAAACTGCCGAATATCCAAGATTAAGCTCATCGAGGTTACGTTTACCTGCCAAGATAACACCACCCTACAAAAGTTTCCAACAGACTCTACCACCACCAAAAAATATGATTCCTCCATCTGCCTCATGAAAACAACCTCCATTTGCCTTGATTTAACATGCATCCTAACCAGTCAGTCTATCGATTTGTGACGAATGATACTACATGACTTGGATGGGGGTAATTATTGTTATCATTGTGCTACAATTAGATGCTTTGCTTTTTGAGTCCCCCTCACTTGGTTAATTTGTTGGTTTCGATGGTCCAAAATTCATTTCAGTACAAGTATAATGAATTTTGAGCTATAGCCGGCTTCACTATAACAACTGATGCATATGTGGTAGTAGAGAGGGCTTCCAAGTTCCAACCCCAAACAGTTATTTTATCATAAGGCCCAACTTGCACTTCTAATCTAATTTGACTGTAGCAAACTTTCGCTTGGAGATTTTGTTTTTTAGCTTCCTCTGGTTTGTCTTTTGCATGGTATCTTTGATCTCAGCTACCCACAAATCGCCCTGATGATGGTCTCTGTCGAACTCCCACATAGCGTTTTCTACCTCTCTGAAGCTGAGTTCCTCCAAGTTCCAGGTATGCAGACTCATTTCTTGTTTGATCAACGTCCCATTTCGCGATCATTAGTCTTTCCTTCCTCATCTTCTCCATTGCTGCCCTTTCGCTTTCTCATTCTCTCCTGTGCTTCAGAATGTCGATAATTATCTTTCTGGCTTCTGCTACTAATAAAATGGTGACAGTCGAGTTAGGAGAACATTTAAGAATGTCCCAGTTCTGTAACTTCTGtttggttatatatatatatatacacacacacacacacacacacacgtgtgtgtgtgtgtgtgtgtgtggcaGAATATCAGGTTGCTGCCAGATAATACGACTAAAAGCAAGAGCCTGTAGTACTTGTAGCTACATCTTTGCTTCCTGTAGAAATACGGATTATTGATCCTTTTGATCTGTTTCGAGGCTAAATCCAAGAAAAATGCTACGGGTCATTGAATGAGAATTTTTCTGCGATTAACCTTGTAGTTGAGGTGAAAAAGTAAGGAAGGTACTGAATCCATGGCGACTAGGACTTGCCTATTCCATTCTGGACTAAACCCACAGTGATGCTTATAAGATATGAAATTCTTCCTTTCAAGATTGTACAAGATGCATTAGATTACAAGGCTGTATTCTTCTCCTGTAAACCAGTTtaactcttttcttttccatattTAAAAGTCATTATTTGTAAATTAATCCAGACAAAAACAAATAATCTGCATGAGATGACACGGAGCACGAAAATGCATTGGGTTACTTACAAGAAAGATATTGTATCCTTTAACTTTTACGTTCATTATTACATCCCAATCTCCTGTTTGAAACGCGGTTCTTTGTACATTCGGCGCAAACCAAACATATAATGCCAAactgagaaagaaaaagaaggtttCCTTCTTGTTACCTAGCTTGCCTGCTCAAGTACCATTTTGCAGCATTTGAGGAAAATCAACAACATAGACCCAAATTATTGACCATACTTGTGAAATGCAATTTGTTTTGTCCTTTGATAGAGTCAAGTGTTGTCAAACCGTTTTTTAAAGATAAATAAGAACTCTTGGTCTAGAAATCACTAATCATTTTGGCTTTATCATGTATTTTGACCCTCTCAGAGTCTCTCTGCTATTCTGAACTGCATCACTTAATAGTTAACCAGAAAGGAACATGTCCTGGCTTGATAGACAAATAATTGCATATCTGACCTTGTTATCTGTCTGTTAAAAACACAAACCAGACCTCTGCCATTTGTTGATTACTTAAGCCTGCTTCTGCAAAGACAGAAAGTTACAGCGCCAAATCCAAAATGCCTCCCCTTAGTCATCCAACTTTAACTGGAGAAGTAATCCTAGGTCTCACAAATGGCATATACAGAAATTCCTTAGGAAGAAGACATAGCATCCTGACAAGCTATACTTATAAGTTGAAATACTGTAGACaaatatataacatataaaaCAAAAGCAGCAATCTGCAACTTATATATGTGAAGCCTCTTCACTACCCAAATGACACCAGTGTAGACTACATGGTGTTCATATGTAGAATAGCTGTtgagtttttattgaaaaaaaaaaagtgcaaaagACAGAAAAATTTTTATCCTGCAAAACTTTCCATCTGGAATGTGGATCAGATGCCACTCCAACAGCCTCAATATTCAAACAGGAGATAGAAGAGACGTCCTTTCTCTGTTGGAATCTGAAGAATATTGCATGGGTAATAAAGCTGGATCTTGGTAGGCAGCAACTAATTTATTAAAAAACTCAGCAGTTGTAGCATCATTGATGTCCTCTCTGTCCTTCTTTATCAAAGTCTAAAGTAAAGTTTGTGAAACAAGTTTAGAATGATGACATGGAAGTAAAAAGAAATGATGAGAACagattaaaaaatttttcagTAGCCTACAAGGATCTTATAAACTAGTTTGTGATTCATGGATTGCTAATAAGTTGTTTTTATTGTCTCTGGGATATGTGAAACTGACATTTAACTGATGCAATTTATAACTAAAGTTAAGATAACCATGAGATAGAAAGGGGAAAATAGTAAGATAGATGAATGTACCTCAGCAGAATATGCCACAAAGATGGGTAGAAAACGCTTCCGGCAATATGCATTGAAGATCAAAGTTATAACTGGAAGAGGGAATACTAAACTTGATGCTAGAGGAAGCTTTTTAAGTGTGAAGATTCCCACTGCAATGGCATGCATCAATAGAAGAGAGAAGATCATGGAGTTGTGGACAATTGGCCAGAATTTTCCAGCAGTCTCATATAGTGGTGCATATACATTGATAAACTGCATATTAAGGTTGCAAATCATCAGCTAATTCTATGTTTAAGTTCAACTTACACCACAGTCCTAACACTCgccaaaaactaaaaaatcaaCTGTCTTTATTGACTGTCAAAAACATAAACTTCAACTACAAACCTGGTTAGAATATATCGTGTATGCAAGACAGAAGTAAACCAAGAGAAATGGCAGAATCAGAGGGGCCAGGAAGAAGTACGTTATACCAAGTAGGCCAAAAAAGAGAACCCTTGGAAGGACCCCGTGATAGGGGAATGCTGGATCTTTAAGTTCATTATTTGTATTTCCAGAGAAACATTTTCTTATTAGGCTGCAAATGAGAGGTATAAGACGGAAGAGCTCTAATGTAGTACTTGTCCATCCTGATGTGACCACGTAGGCGATGAAGAATGATGCCTACAGAAATGGTAGTAAAATTAAAAGACAATTACATTATCATCAAGAAGATTAAGCAATAGACAACTGAATTCAGTTCTAAATTTCAGAGAGTGAAATGCATCTTTAACAATCAAAGTATTCAGACTCTTACAATAAGTACAGTTCATTACATTCATATAAGGACTAACAGGTTTGCCATAGATAAGGAACTTAAACCCTTGATTTTGAGGTTGAAATACATAGCTCTTATAGAACCTCAGGTGTGATCCAGTGCTCTCATGGTCATTGCCTTGACAGAAATGGCGAAGATCTAGTTTACATTATCCTTTTTCTCTTGATAGATACTCCAACCATAAATACAAACTTGAATTTCAGTAAAGTCCAGAAAATCTGAGGTACCTACCCCTGCTCAGTTTGTGATTCAGTTGACAAATGTCATTAAAAGAGAACCTACACATAAAATTGATTTCTTCTAAGAACATGAGATTTTTCTACAGAAAGATCCTCTATTTGATTGTTTACTTTTAGCTCTGCATATGCAATCTTCACATGTTTAAATAAACTGGGGACATGTTTTCTGACCCTTAGACAATACTGTCTTAAATAAATATCAGTGCGGATGAAGGACATTACCAGAAGACCCACTGAAAAGAGAGTCATAATGTACTCAAAAAGTTGGACCTAGATACTGTTTCTGTCCcattcatgatttttgtttattgttCAGCACTCAATTTTCAAACTCCGGTAGAAGCATAGTTTTTGAACTTGTCCTGTCATGTTTGAACAAACAACCGGTATAGCAACTGCAAGTATTTTGAATATAATCACCTGAGCAGGAACTGCAACAGCAAGTCGTGCAGGAACGTTCTTGGGTTCAAGGAAGATGAATATCTGACTGAAAACCGATCCAGAAAGAACATTTGCGAAATATATGTTCCATATGGTAAACCAAAGAACTTTGTTGCAGGCACTTTTTATTATCTCGCTAATAGATATGTGTCCTTGTACAGAGGATAGGAACTTCATGATGGGAGGGATCATCATAAGAAACAGCTGGAGAATAAGACTGGGGAGGTATCCTGTAACTACTTGACTGACAAATGCTCTGCAAAATAAGTAAAAGAACTAAATAACAaggacaaaagaagaaaataattccTAAAGTTCATTGTGTCATATTAATCATTTCATCGCTTGTGGGGGTAAAATTCTAACTTGTTCCATCTAAACCAATTAGGAAAAAATTGAAGTTCGTAAGTCTATATGGAGATAACTTAGTTGAAATGTGTGGCTAGCCACAGTGTTCCTTTCTCATTGCTGGATAAAGACCTAGTAAGAATGTCAGCAGTATACAAATATGTACCTCTACTACATGAAAATTTCTCAAGATATTTTAGTCAGGGGACAAAATTCTGACATTTATTTTTCAATGGTTATTAGCACCTGCGGAATGTGGTTGTAAATTTCTTTGCACCTGCATATGCTAAGTTAAGCGTAAGAGAAGATGTCTCTTTCGAGTATTCAAATGAGTTAATCTTACTCCTTACCCATCGCTGAAACTTCAAACCTGTATAACCACATTATATTTTACAGCTTTGAACTATTATATCAACCAAATTTGTGGTTATAAAACTCAATTGAACACAAGCAACACAGTGGCACTTAGTTGGAAAATTCTGAATGTCATTCTCATTATTACATGAACCCTGATATCTTACATTTGATGGAAGGcagatttaagaaaaaattattatctcttttctttttatctcataGATAATCTTGCCTTTTTCATTCCTTGTCTAATTTTCCGTTTTGACTCGTGGGATCTAAAATCTCGATTCTACTTGTACTCTGCTGCTATTCTCAGGCACTACATTTTATGAAACTGGTGACACTAGAATGCAACTAAGAGGTTGTTAACAGTTGAgggatatcatatttggtagAGTATGGACATTGGGGGAGGTGCCTTACTAACCTAGATTCTTGCCACTGTTCAAATGTTTatcatgtatgcaatgtgagagAAATTTGATGGTAGTATCTTACACATTCAGGATGCTCTTGAGGAATGGTAACCAGATTTCTAGTTGAGACAAGTTAGTGAGACCTTGCACAACTACAACTGGAATAAGGAATAAAGCTGTGAGGAGAATACAAGCAACGATGACAATCAGTTGAGATATCCATCTTCGCATGAATGATTCAGGGAACAAAGGCCAATAAACATCATGTGGTTCGGGAGCTTGCTCTGCTACCATTTGCGTAGGATTATCTGCTTGTTGTATGTGCAGTGCCGCTGCAGCTCCATATCGTGATTTGAAAGACACAAAGGCTGCACGAACTTCCTTTCACATGCCAGGGTTACGAGGGGCAGCAACAGGAGATAAATCTCATTAGTATGATCAATGGCTTATTGGCAAGCAAAATAAACTTCACCAGTGAATCAAACACTGATTTATGAAGAACAATCAAATCAGAGAAGGAAAGCAATCTTGACTTAATTTCTCAGATGTTATCTTGAAGTTGATGTGTAATCAATAACAACCCATGACAAAATCGTGTTTGACAAGAAAAGTTCCAGTAAGAAGCGAGCAGTGGAGAATGAGAAAAATCTAAATATTACGTAATATTCATTTGCAGGAAATGCAATTATTGAAGCAATTAAAGTAACAGATTGACCAACAAGTAATATTTAGACTGATCACAGACTCAAAATTCAGAATTTATGGTTCTCAGGAACTTTGTGTTTTACACTATTCACATAATTAACCAAACGCAAATCAAATATATGCATCAAAGATTATAAGGTAGAGGACATACTTCTCCAGCCATTGAAACATCTGATTGCACCAACCTAACATTCTCCTCCAGATCttctaatttcttttcataGTGATCCACAAGATCATCCTTGGCCCCAAACAAGCCAAAAAAACTACTAGGCTGGGATTTTGAAGCAGTTGGTTCTCTTTGTAGGTGGATAAGCCTTTTATACAACTTCTTTGTGTCATTCTGGAACATTGATTACATAAAGTAAGTGAAGCGATGAAACAATTGACGGTCTATCCAACACACATCAGGCAGTGTGGAAATAACTCCATGCCTGCTGACCAAATAAAAAATACTGTTTAACTTTCCCAATATGAGCTAATTTTTCATGAACCAAATTTAAGCATATCCATGATTACATGCTAATACAAGGGGAATATCAGAGACTAATGATTGAATTCAAAGGATATATCAGCTACACAGCCTACACTAGGATATATCAacagtaaaaaagaaaatatcagCTACACAGCCTACACTAGAATTGAATTAAAAAATTACAAAGGATTTCTACATTTATAATGTATTGTTAGGAAGTGAAACTATCTAACTCAATCACTTCAATAACAAAAACATGGCATTTCACTGGAAGATAAAAGGCATGGGAAGGATGAAAGAATTCAGATAGTAATATACATACAGGAACTGACCCCTGGGAATGTACATCAAAACTTCTTAGGATGAAATCTTAAAGTTTTCTCCTTTGAGTAACCACCACATATCATAACCATCTAAATCCTTAAAGTTAATGGAACTTACTATGAGATATCTAAGTTTGTTCGTTCTACGCACCACCACGTGTGATAAATATGTACTGGGATGATATTCCTTAAAAAATCTCTCAACACTGTCACTCACAGTGATCCCAGCAGAAACAGGCACACTGCGAACCAAAATGGTGAACTGATGTGGCTGAGGTTTTGATGAGAGAAAGTATGAAATCCTTCTAGAGGAAACATACTTGTATTCCTGTAGAATTGACATTTGGAAGCAATTTAACTT
Encoded proteins:
- the LOC113715349 gene encoding CSC1-like protein At1g69450 isoform X2; amino-acid sequence: MLVSALLTSVGINFGLCVLFWTLYSSLRKQPANYDVYAPRLLSDGQSQGSSTFRLERLLPTPDWVRRAWQSSEEELLSSSGLDAVVFMRIITFSLRVITLAVVIGVFILLPVNFSGDQLHDVNFANLTSSSLDIFTISNVKDGSNRLWAHFCAVYLLTIFVCFLLYHEYKYVSSRRISYFLSSKPQPHQFTILVRSVPVSAGITNDTKKLYKRLIHLQREPTASKSQPSSFFGLFGAKDDLVDHYEKKLEDLEENVRLVQSDVSMAGEEVRAAFVSFKSRYGAAAALHIQQADNPTQMVAEQAPEPHDVYWPLFPESFMRRWISQLIVIVACILLTALFLIPVVVVQGLTNLSQLEIWLPFLKSILNVAFVSQVVTGYLPSLILQLFLMMIPPIMKFLSSVQGHISISEIIKSACNKVLWFTIWNIYFANVLSGSVFSQIFIFLEPKNVPARLAVAVPAQASFFIAYVVTSGWTSTTLELFRLIPLICSLIRKCFSGNTNNELKDPAFPYHGVLPRVLFFGLLGITYFFLAPLILPFLLVYFCLAYTIYSNQFINVYAPLYETAGKFWPIVHNSMIFSLLLMHAIAVGIFTLKKLPLASSLVFPLPVITLIFNAYCRKRFLPIFVAYSAETLIKKDREDINDATTAEFFNKLVAAYQDPALLPMQYSSDSNRERTSLLSPV
- the LOC113715349 gene encoding CSC1-like protein HYP1 isoform X1, translated to MLVSALLTSVGINFGLCVLFWTLYSSLRKQPANYDVYAPRLLSDGQSQGSSTFRLERLLPTPDWVRRAWQSSEEELLSSSGLDAVVFMRIITFSLRVITLAVVIGVFILLPVNFSGDQLHDVNFANLTSSSLDIFTISNVKDGSNRLWAHFCAVYLLTIFVCFLLYHEYKYVSSRRISYFLSSKPQPHQFTILVRSVPVSAGITVSDSVERFFKEYHPSTYLSHVVVRRTNKLRYLINDTKKLYKRLIHLQREPTASKSQPSSFFGLFGAKDDLVDHYEKKLEDLEENVRLVQSDVSMAGEEVRAAFVSFKSRYGAAAALHIQQADNPTQMVAEQAPEPHDVYWPLFPESFMRRWISQLIVIVACILLTALFLIPVVVVQGLTNLSQLEIWLPFLKSILNVAFVSQVVTGYLPSLILQLFLMMIPPIMKFLSSVQGHISISEIIKSACNKVLWFTIWNIYFANVLSGSVFSQIFIFLEPKNVPARLAVAVPAQASFFIAYVVTSGWTSTTLELFRLIPLICSLIRKCFSGNTNNELKDPAFPYHGVLPRVLFFGLLGITYFFLAPLILPFLLVYFCLAYTIYSNQFINVYAPLYETAGKFWPIVHNSMIFSLLLMHAIAVGIFTLKKLPLASSLVFPLPVITLIFNAYCRKRFLPIFVAYSAETLIKKDREDINDATTAEFFNKLVAAYQDPALLPMQYSSDSNRERTSLLSPV
- the LOC113715349 gene encoding CSC1-like protein At1g69450 isoform X3; translation: MLVSALLTSVGINFGLCVLFWTLYSSLRKQPANYDVYAPRLLSDGQSQGSSTFRLERLLPTPDWVRRAWQSSEEELLSSSGLDAVVFMRIITFSLRVITLAVVIGVFILLPVNFSGDQLHDVNFANLTSSSLDIFTISNVKDGSNRLWAHFCAVYLLTIFVCFLLYHNDTKKLYKRLIHLQREPTASKSQPSSFFGLFGAKDDLVDHYEKKLEDLEENVRLVQSDVSMAGEEVRAAFVSFKSRYGAAAALHIQQADNPTQMVAEQAPEPHDVYWPLFPESFMRRWISQLIVIVACILLTALFLIPVVVVQGLTNLSQLEIWLPFLKSILNVAFVSQVVTGYLPSLILQLFLMMIPPIMKFLSSVQGHISISEIIKSACNKVLWFTIWNIYFANVLSGSVFSQIFIFLEPKNVPARLAVAVPAQASFFIAYVVTSGWTSTTLELFRLIPLICSLIRKCFSGNTNNELKDPAFPYHGVLPRVLFFGLLGITYFFLAPLILPFLLVYFCLAYTIYSNQFINVYAPLYETAGKFWPIVHNSMIFSLLLMHAIAVGIFTLKKLPLASSLVFPLPVITLIFNAYCRKRFLPIFVAYSAETLIKKDREDINDATTAEFFNKLVAAYQDPALLPMQYSSDSNRERTSLLSPV